tggggtgaaagaggagcgattacgatagaggaaaccaagtctagatttaactttagcctgcagctttgatatgtgctgagagaaggacagtgtaccgtctagtcatactcccaagtacttgtatgaggtgactacctcaagctctaaactcttgaggtagtaatcacacctgtggggagaggggcattcttcttaccaaaccacatgacctttgttttggaggtgttcagaacaagtttAAGGGTAGAGAATGTTTGTTGGACACTTAGGAAAGCTTTGTTGTTGAGCGTTTAACACAACATCCAGGGAGGGGCCATCTGAGTATTAATACATATGGGAGGTCTCACTGTTCTTTTGCATTGATTTGCAATATAGCAATAATACAACCAATAAATAAACTGGAGTATTTTTTTATAAAAGCTAATAATATCTGACAACATTATATTCAGTAATATAACAGAGCTTATCAATAGCTTCATATGTAGCAAGTCAGGCAGACTGATAAATTGTATGGCAAATTCATGATGTTAAAAAGAAACATTTATATTTGGATAGTCATCTTTATATGTTATGAATTTAAAAGACAATatacaaatgtaaatgtttattaATATCATGAATTTGGCATTGTATTTATAGGGCTACAGACTCTTCACACTGGCTTGCTAAAAGAGAGGGACACCATTGTGGGCTATGTCTTATTTTACCATTTATCCTGCTAGCTTGTACCCCTTGACCCCTAAAATAAGTTTTTAATGAGATATTTCTTTGAATATCAATCTTTTTTATATTACATTTTTCTTCATATTGTGCTTTCAGACCCGTTGCTTTCCTTTATTGTGCAGCAATTATCCTGACCAAAAGGAATGGTTTAAATAATGAATTACAAAAGCGAAAACTAGTAAATAAGGTCTTACTTCATGTGTTTCAAATGCTCCATTGCCACTTGCCAGAGTTACTCTGTATGAACACCAGTAAGGAAAATCCCTGTACAGGTTTTATTTGTTGGATAGTTCTTACATTTTTCTGTGACACCAAGCTCAAAATGTACACTCATTTTTTCAGTCAGATGAAAGATAAAATAAATTGATACATCCTTATATTTCATAAGCTCATTTTAATATTCTCAGGTCATTAAATATTTTACACATTCTGCCCAGCAAGATATTCTAATTTGAATGTTCTACAGTAAAACTGCAAACATTGAAATGCATGTTGTATGCAATGATATCCAGCCAATTTAATAGTTTACTGCTGCGCCAGTATTTTACCAGCAGTCAACTAAGTTTCAATTATATATGGTAATCTAAAAAGATGTGAACTACACTGTGTGTACTAAACCTCTAGATTCTGTGTACATTGTGAATATTATAGGAGTCAATCAATCACAGTCTGAAAACAGTTCAGGTACCATGCATTTAAGAAACAATCAGCTGAAATATTTAGGGGCCGGTCAGGTCCATTAGAATGGTTGCAACATCCAGAACAGTAGGCAATTTCATTACAGATAAatgtgtggctatatacagggatacaAGATGGCATTATGAATAATTACAGATCAACAgcaccatacatacatacagcttAGCATTTAAAGAGAGTGTTGCATATGCCATGGCTGAGAGAGCCagtgagtgtgtttgtttgtgtggttGCTTGCCTTCTTACATCAATGGATTAACCTGAGCTCAAATAGATGCAGCGTAACTAAATATCTCTCAAAGCACAattatttctctctttatttataTAATCAGCACAAAGTCCATTGCACAGTGACGGCAGCACCCTCACAACATTGAATGGAGGCCACATGATCCTGTCCATCAATGCTGTTATGTTTTAAAATTGCTTTACACCATAAGAAGCAAGGTTTCATTTAAGATACCAACCACAATTCTTAAAGTAACATACATGGAAGAGGTGGGAAGAGTCAAAGAGCATGATTCCAGTATCTCCAAATCATATATTCCACAAGTGATTAAACACTATAAATACATTTCCAGATTTTAAATCACTGTACTGTATCCACATTAGAGATGAGGTCTCACATCGAGGTGAACCAAGACCATGGTATATTCATTCAGTTACTAGTTGTACTtacatgtaagtgtgtgtgtaggatagaGAAAAGTGTGAGAATGTTGATAGCATACAGACATGACTGATCACCAGTCTTAGTAGACGTGGTGTTTAAGTTTGTACATTTCCAGTCTTAGTTTAACACTGCAGTATGGGATGAAGCAACTCTTTAggtcattgttgttgttgttgttccaggcTTCCGTTTCTACTTGTTCTACAGTCAGTCGACGTACATGGGGGAGCTGGGAGAAGTGGGCATCTGATCCAGGATTCTGCAGACGTAACTAGCAACATCCACTGAGCGCTCCTCATACATCAGAATGAAAGCATGTTTCTGTATTGACGAGAACCAGAAACATGTAATAATATGTACGGGTGATAAGTATCTCTGCATGTAATACAATTACATTAATTCATATAGCAGACGCCTGTATGTATACATTTTCATACACCCCCTCGTACTGTGGGAATCAAACCTTGAACTGTaggtgccatgctctaccaactgagccacacgggacgtACATACTTACCAGAAGCTCTTTGTACTTTGGCCTTTTTGACTCATCCTTTGTTAGGCTAAAGGGGCAAAGGGAATAAATAATTAAAATTCTGCTGTGCAATAAACCACATCATGGGTCTCTGAGACTAAAAAACAGACATTACATGTTTTGTCCACCAGGGGGAAATGAAATCCAGATGATGTCTCATTCAGAAGATTACCTTATGAATTTCACATCTTTTATTATTTGTGGGTGAATACTGTGAAAGTATGCAGTAGTTTACATTGACAATATTGCTCTGCAGTGATTCAATATACTTCAACTTATACTATATCATCGTGAGAATAACATTTAAGCAGTGCCAGCAGAAGTTGTATCTTTGTCCTTTACCACAGATTGACAAAGTTGATGAATTTGGGGGAGAACTGCCTGTCTTCTGAGTTGGTAAGCTGTGGAGGTTCTCCCTTCACCACCTGTGTCAACTGGTCAAACACACTGTTCCACTTTGGGTAGGGAAACCGCCCAGTCGCCAGCTCGTACTGTAAAAAACCCCACATGGTGAGTCTAGTTACAATTATTACAAAAACAAAGAATAATCTTGTCTTGTGGATTTAACATTCCGTGTATCTTCAAATAGCTCGTTGAATGTTAAAGACAACGTGGACAAGAGGGTTGAGGACCCACCAGTGTTATCCCCAAACTCCATACGTCTGACCGGACGTCATAGCCTTGTCTGGAGGCACTTGGGTCTATTCTCTCAGGCTGTGGAAGAGACAAGGAAAACACGTTACAACTCATCATAGTGATATCATAGATGGGCCTTTAAAGAGAAAAACTAAAATGAAGAACaaacattcaaataaaatgttcAAAATTAGACAACttgaaaaaaaaatatcaaaacagAGACTTGTGAGACAAGTGTGTATACAGTCCTCACCATAtgcatttggacagtgaagctcatcttattttggctctatactccagtattTTGGATAATCAATCAAATGACTGAAGCATTGGTATAAAATAACACCATATATATTTGAGGGTATCCGTTTTGTCCTTTTGAAataaaagcactttatgtatctagttcccccaTTTTAAGAAATcacaagtatttggacaaattcacagTAATCTGAAGGTTCATTTTTGGTTCCATATCATTTCTCACACAACTGTATCAAGCTTGTAGCAGATCGGTAGAAATTGTCAAATAAATTGGCcctccaaatggaaaaggttgtcgacccctggtgtagcctatttaccggcaacttcaggagcaTAACGCAGCCAGCGTAGACGATCTTGATCACTGGCTCCCTCGAGACATGTGTGTGTTAATTATTTCAAACAGTGCTTAAAGTAACAGACAAGCTCAATACACATAGTTCATtttaaaacacatagggtgtgtatATAAAAACATATAAAATGTAAAAATTTCAACCAATAGAATGGTCGAAAGAAAAGACTACACTTGGTCAACCAAGATTAATTTTTAGTCTGGGACAGCCCAACGGAAAACCCTGTCCATGTCCTCAATTCCTGGTTCTACATGCCTTTCATAATAATCACCTCAGCCAGTTACTTCACGTATGACCTCACCTCCACGCATATAAAGAAAAATGCAGTGGTTCCAAACAGTGCCAAGGTCATCAGAAGCAGACTTCTACCAGCCATGCTGCTGAGTGGAGGGAGCACCTCCTATCCTCTGGCTCATTCATTCATGCACCAGAAATAGATGATGTCACTCATTCATAACAGTGGGACAGAATTCCCTGACCGCAGCACTGATGTGTTTTATGGCATAGTGGCTACAGCACCAGCTCACCTCTGCCAAGACTGAAAAATATTTGGCTGCCCAGCTCTCACCTAGGACACAGCTCACAGCTACTCAGACATGTTATGAACTCAAAACACAACTACTCAGACCTACTACACcatgtataaaacattaagaacacctgctctttccatgacagactgaacaggtgaatccaggtgaaagctatgaccccttattgatgtcacttgttacatccacttcaatcagtgtagatgaaggggaggatacaGGTTAAAGGATGTtttagccttgagacaattgagacatggattgtgtatgtatgtgtgtcattcagagggtgaatgggcaagacaaaatattgaagtgcctttgaacggggtatggtagtagttgccaAGCACACcggtttgtcaagaactgcaacactgctgggtttttcacgctcaacagtttcctgtgtgtatcaagaatggtccaccacccaaaggtcaTCCagcttgacaactgtgggaagcattggagtcaacatgggccagcccacCATACATGTGGAACACTTtcggcaccttgtagagtccacgccctgacaaattgaggctgttatgagggcaaaaggggatgcaactcaatagtaggaaggtgttccttatgtattgtactcagtgtatattatcaACTCAAAACAACATCGGTGCACATTTAATTTAGATGTGTAATTGCTTTCAAATACATAAAGTATTTCCTAATTCAAATTAAAGAACTGTTGATTTAAGAATGCTTTGGTACACAATGGTAGTAGCCTTGTGTGGTAGTAGCCTTGTGTGGTAGTAGCCTTGTGTGGTAGTAGCCTTAACCTGACACTAGTGTGCAAAATAATTAGTGAGCATATTCCAACATAAACATTTCAGACGTGGCCACTTGCCAGCTACATGATCTAAATTAAAACAACCAGAGAAGAACAGAGCTAGACTGTCACCTGAACCAAATACCATGAACCAACTCTAACCTACTTAATTGTAGTGTAGTACATAATATTCCATTGAAGTGAAATCAATCCCTCTCTAATATCTAGACCAAACAGAGACAAATGGTGCTAAAGCAATTAGCAATGGGGTGGCCAAGAAGCACCTGGCAGGTCTGCAATTTTTATATTTGAAAAAGGGAACTGGAGTCATGCGGGTTGGATTCCTGCACTGTGAGCTCACAGCTGTGGGAGCACCAACCCAAACAGCTTTATTCTGACAGACATGAATGAAGTAACCCAGCCCTTCCTTGGCCTTCTGGTAGACGCGTGGCAGAGATATGGCAGAGGTGTGCCCTACATCCTGATAGGGAGATGCCAAATTTAGAATGGAAACTGGAGGGGCCGGGGCTCCCTTCTCCCATCAGCAATACCACCGCCAGAAAATTAACCCTGTGATGACGACACGATGAGCTCATTCATCTGCACTGCCAGCAGTTTGGACGACTTCAACCATGTCGCATGCACACAGACGACATGAGATTCCTCTGCAGCTAATCCAAAATAGGAACAAGACAACAAGAACAGATATCAGTAGCGACCATAATATAATTACCAACGCTGCTATCAACAATAAGGAAAGGGGAATCAGAGAGGTGTAGGGGGCTGCCTTAAATTGGCATCCACTTCATCAgcgcccggggagcagttgttgttaggggttaactgccttgctcaagggcagaacggcagatttttccaccttgtcgGATACagagattcgaaccagcgacctttcggttactggcccaacaatcTTAACTACCTGCCTTCTCTCAATAACAACAGTACAGTCTCCTTACAACTGACGATCACCACCAAGTCACTAAGTACCAAAACAGTTGAACTCTTATTATGTACTGGATCGTGTGAAAGTGAAATGTATTCTTAGAAAGAGCCTTAGTTGTACATCTTCCACTTGTCTTGTCTTTCAGCCATTAATGAAACAATGCACTGAAATCCCCATATATAATCACTTACTGCCATGTACGGTCTGCACCCTGCATCTCTGGTTTTGGCAATGGAGTCCACCAGCTGCCCACTGATGCCAAAATCACAAAGCTTAATGTTGCCATTCCTGTCCAGGAGGATGTTGGATGGCTTGATGTCTGAGAGGAGAAACATATAGAAGAGATGACAAAGCTAGGCTAAGAGTTCTGGGTAAAGGAAGTGCCACTTCTGTTGTGGTACAGTAAATAGAGCATTGTGAGGTAATAACCATCTCAAATGAGGAAATAAAGAACAAGTTCTCCATTTTGGAGTCATCTTACCTCTGTGAATTATTTTCAAGTATTCTTTTAAGTGGTTAAGTGCTTTCACAGTCTGTAATGAAAACACATAGCAACTAAATTAATATAGAGAAATATGTACCCTTCCTGTCAAATTAATCCGTGTAAATTGAATCAGTGTAAATTATGTAAGGAGAAAATGCATGAAAACTTACAGCTAATGTTATTTTGCCTAATATTTCCTCTGGAATCACATCATCTAAAGCACAATATACATATTTGTAGAATTTGTCGAAGGAGGTAGACATAAGTTCCATACATATCCAACAGTCCCCCTGACAAAGAAAATAATTATAAGACATAACATTACTGCGTGAAGACAATACACTGCTTATTGCTAACTACACAGAACGATTGATTGACATCCAATGCATTTCCTATATAGAGAAATCAATCAACAAAACACAGAAGTGAAAAACTTGCATGGTCACCTCTCTGAAAAGAGCCCCGTAAAACTGAActatgtagagacagtcactacTCCTCATGACCACATCCAGATCCATTAGCAGCTGCTTCTGTTCCTTCTCATCAACCGTTGACCTAATCCTCTGTGGGAGACACACATTGTAATCAGATGCATGTTGCTTTCAATTGCGACCATGGTTGgaagtcacaggaggttggtggcaccgtaATTGGTGAGGACGGGCACGTGGTAAATGGCTAGAGTGGAATTAGTGGAAAGGTAtcaacatcaaacacatggtttccattcgCTCTGTTACAGCCATTATTACAAGCCTTCCTCCCCTTACCATGAGCAACATGTTACCATATCCTGCAATGGGAGTCAGTTACACTTTGGTGATTATGATGATTACTGAGTGTTCGTTTCACAATATAGCCTAAGACTGATGAGCAGGCATAAATCTTGCCCTGAACACTGTAGTTTAGTCAATAAGAGGTCAGTAAGGGGTAGTCACCTTGACAGCCATTATCTGGTTGCTGGGCTTGTGCACCATCTTGTTGACAGAGCCGTAAGCGCCCCGCCCAATCTCCCCCAGGTCCTTGAGGTCCTCAGCCGTGAAGTCACAATCGCCACCGGCGGTCTTCAACTTCCCTGACGACTCGATACTATGCGTACGCAGCCTCTCTCTGGCCACAGAAATAGGTGGGAGACATAAGAAACACAATCTT
This sequence is a window from Oncorhynchus mykiss isolate Arlee chromosome 13, USDA_OmykA_1.1, whole genome shotgun sequence. Protein-coding genes within it:
- the LOC110486602 gene encoding dual specificity mitogen-activated protein kinase kinase 4 isoform X3; translated protein: MEFKHTMATPSPNNSTTSTSHNSNNAGSTGSHHHQSQSQHITTMSSMQESNTCWRCQSETALKLNFANPPIKPTTKFTLNTAGPPFQNPHIERLRTHSIESSGKLKTAGGDCDFTAEDLKDLGEIGRGAYGSVNKMVHKPSNQIMAVKRIRSTVDEKEQKQLLMDLDVVMRSSDCLYIVQFYGALFREGDCWICMELMSTSFDKFYKYVYCALDDVIPEEILGKITLATVKALNHLKEYLKIIHRDIKPSNILLDRNGNIKLCDFGISGQLVDSIAKTRDAGCRPYMAPERIDPSASRQGYDVRSDVWSLGITLYELATGRFPYPKWNSVFDQLTQVVKGEPPQLTNSEDRQFSPKFINFVNLCLTKDESKRPKYKELLKHAFILMYEERSVDVASYVCRILDQMPTSPSSPMYVD
- the LOC110486602 gene encoding dual specificity mitogen-activated protein kinase kinase 4 isoform X5, producing MEFKHTMATPSPNNSTTSTSHNSNNAGSTGSHHHQSQSQHITTMSSMQESNTCWRCQSETGFQINLSGAPPSKRKALKLNFANPPIKPTTKFTLNTAGPPFQNPHIERLRTHSIESSGKLKTAGGDCDFTAEDLKDLGEIGRGAYGSVNKMVHKPSNQIMAVKRIRSTVDEKEQKQLLMDLDVVMRSSDCLYIVQFYGALFRETVKALNHLKEYLKIIHRDIKPSNILLDRNGNIKLCDFGISGQLVDSIAKTRDAGCRPYMAPERIDPSASRQGYDVRSDVWSLGITLYELATGRFPYPKWNSVFDQLTQVVKGEPPQLTNSEDRQFSPKFINFVNLCLTKDESKRPKYKELLKHAFILMYEERSVDVASYVCRILDQMPTSPSSPMYVD
- the LOC110486602 gene encoding dual specificity mitogen-activated protein kinase kinase 4 isoform X1 codes for the protein MEFKHTMATPSPNNSTTSTSHNSNNAGSTGSHHHQSQSQHITTMSSMQESNTCWRCQSETGFQINLSGAPPSKRKALKLNFANPPIKPTTKFTLNTAGPPFQNPHIERLRTHSIESSGKLKTAGGDCDFTAEDLKDLGEIGRGAYGSVNKMVHKPSNQIMAVKRIRSTVDEKEQKQLLMDLDVVMRSSDCLYIVQFYGALFREGDCWICMELMSTSFDKFYKYVYCALDDVIPEEILGKITLATVKALNHLKEYLKIIHRDIKPSNILLDRNGNIKLCDFGISGQLVDSIAKTRDAGCRPYMAPERIDPSASRQGYDVRSDVWSLGITLYELATGRFPYPKWNSVFDQLTQVVKGEPPQLTNSEDRQFSPKFINFVNLCLTKDESKRPKYKELLKHAFILMYEERSVDVASYVCRILDQMPTSPSSPMYVD
- the LOC110486602 gene encoding dual specificity mitogen-activated protein kinase kinase 4 isoform X2 translates to MEFKHTMATPSPNNSTTSTSHNSNNAGSTGSHHHQSQSQHITTMSSMQESNTCWRCQSETGKRKALKLNFANPPIKPTTKFTLNTAGPPFQNPHIERLRTHSIESSGKLKTAGGDCDFTAEDLKDLGEIGRGAYGSVNKMVHKPSNQIMAVKRIRSTVDEKEQKQLLMDLDVVMRSSDCLYIVQFYGALFREGDCWICMELMSTSFDKFYKYVYCALDDVIPEEILGKITLATVKALNHLKEYLKIIHRDIKPSNILLDRNGNIKLCDFGISGQLVDSIAKTRDAGCRPYMAPERIDPSASRQGYDVRSDVWSLGITLYELATGRFPYPKWNSVFDQLTQVVKGEPPQLTNSEDRQFSPKFINFVNLCLTKDESKRPKYKELLKHAFILMYEERSVDVASYVCRILDQMPTSPSSPMYVD
- the LOC110486602 gene encoding dual specificity mitogen-activated protein kinase kinase 4 isoform X4, whose translation is MEFKHTMATPSPNNSTTSTSHNSNNAGSTGSHHHQSQSQHITTMSSMQGKRKALKLNFANPPIKPTTKFTLNTAGPPFQNPHIERLRTHSIESSGKLKTAGGDCDFTAEDLKDLGEIGRGAYGSVNKMVHKPSNQIMAVKRIRSTVDEKEQKQLLMDLDVVMRSSDCLYIVQFYGALFREGDCWICMELMSTSFDKFYKYVYCALDDVIPEEILGKITLATVKALNHLKEYLKIIHRDIKPSNILLDRNGNIKLCDFGISGQLVDSIAKTRDAGCRPYMAPERIDPSASRQGYDVRSDVWSLGITLYELATGRFPYPKWNSVFDQLTQVVKGEPPQLTNSEDRQFSPKFINFVNLCLTKDESKRPKYKELLKHAFILMYEERSVDVASYVCRILDQMPTSPSSPMYVD